The Archangium primigenium genomic interval AACTCCTCGCCCAACCAGACCGAGCGGGTGCGCTGGGACGCGCTCTCCAGGACGGAGGCGAAGCTGACGGAGCCGCGGAGCGTGCCGAGCAGCCGCAGATCCGTGCGCGTGGGGATGTCCGCGGAGGCCTCGGGCGCGGGGATGACTTCCTGGCGCAGCTTCTCGGGCAGGCCGAGGTAGCGCCGCAAGGGCACCAGCGCCAGGGGCGTGGGCAGCGCTTCCTGGCGCGGGGGCGGCGCGCGCAGCACCCGGTCCACGGACGGGGGCGGAGGTTGGAGCCAGGCCTCCACCACGGCGTTGAGCGACAGGGCGAGCACCGCGCTGGCGCACAGGGCACAGAGCAGGGCGAGGGCGGGGAGGGAGCGGCGGAGCGAGAGTTCCATGCGAATCCCCCGAGCAATCCCGGGACCAGCGGCCCCGTCCGAGAGCGGCATGCCTCCACCAGCACCCGGGTGGTGCCGATTTGTCATGGGGACACGCGGGGGAGGTGACAGCCCGTCCGCATCCGCTAGCCTCCCGCCATGCTGACCGAGGTCCAGGCGGGTCCCTATACGATTCGAGGTATCTCGGTGGGCGGCGTGTACACGTCCTTGCAGGTGCCGGAGCTGGGCGTGGTGCTCGACGCGGGCGTGCCCATCCGCTCCTTCGCCGGGACGGATCGCATCTTCTTGAGTCACGGACACTCGGACCACGCGAGCGCGTTGGGCTCGCTGCTCGGCATCCGCTGCCTCATCGGCAAGGGGCCGCCCCAGGTGTTCCTGCCCGCGGAGATCGAGGCCCCCCTGCGCGAGTCCCTGGCGGTGCAGAGCCGGCTGTTGCGCGCCTCGCTGGACGTGGAGACCGTGCCCCTGCGGCCCGGAGACGTCCACCCCCTGGGCCATGGGCTGTTCGTGCGCGCCTTCCGCACGCACCACCCGGTGCCCTCGCTGGGCTACCAGTTCTTCCGCCGCGCCTCCAAGCTCAAGCCCGAGTTCCAGGGGCTGCCCGGCGAGGAGATCGCCCGGGGGCGCAAGGCGGGCGCGCCGCTGTTCGACGAGGTGGACAAGCTGGAGCTCGCCTACGCCACCGACACGCTCGCGCGCGTGCTGGAGAGCGCGCCCGAGGTGCTCCAGAGCCGGGTGCTCATCCTCGAGTGCACGTTCCTCGGGGACAAGCGCTCGGTGGAGGACGCCCAGGAGCGCGCGCACCTGCACTTCGACGAGATCGTCGCGCGCGCCGAGCGCTTCCAGAACGAGGCGCTGGTGCTCATGCACTTCAGCCAGGCCTACAGCCCCGAG includes:
- a CDS encoding MBL fold metallo-hydrolase; translation: MLTEVQAGPYTIRGISVGGVYTSLQVPELGVVLDAGVPIRSFAGTDRIFLSHGHSDHASALGSLLGIRCLIGKGPPQVFLPAEIEAPLRESLAVQSRLLRASLDVETVPLRPGDVHPLGHGLFVRAFRTHHPVPSLGYQFFRRASKLKPEFQGLPGEEIARGRKAGAPLFDEVDKLELAYATDTLARVLESAPEVLQSRVLILECTFLGDKRSVEDAQERAHLHFDEIVARAERFQNEALVLMHFSQAYSPEEVHALIQARVPEVLRERLRVFAPTSGRWFG